In the genome of Andrena cerasifolii isolate SP2316 chromosome 5, iyAndCera1_principal, whole genome shotgun sequence, one region contains:
- the Ox gene encoding ubiquinol-cytochrome C reductase complex subunit oxen — MAGLTSTAYNILFKRTSTFAVTILASSFIFERAFDMISDGIYESANKGKLWKDIKHKYEK; from the exons ATGGCAGGATTAACAAGTACTGCGTATAATATCCTTTTCAAAAGAACCTCTACGTTCGCTGTAACCATTCTGGCAAGCAGCTTCATCTTCGAGCGAGCTTTCGATATGATTTCGGATGGTATATACGAAAGCGCTAATAAGGGG AAACTTTGGAAAGACATCAAacataaatatgaaaaatag
- the LOC143368914 gene encoding uncharacterized protein LOC143368914, with amino-acid sequence MKNIGEVLGYIVVAYIYIAVVASKQFNSEVTQTSTHSNTTHVGAKAINPGEEEEDDFVPYRGEYSNVFDWILLRVMSKREPGNLLLSPISLKIALVLLYEGAQDETARQLASAMQLPVSRTATRDRFTTVLQSLQATTSAYSLNMGTRIYIDSNILVRERYGAIVKTFYNTNVITANMSDARPLVDSINAWASTVTDGNIHKMITDESSVENSLMLIMNAIFFKGSWRGRYFSPEDTRTEEFHTSQNRTVLVPFMRTINRFYYYESPDLDAKILRIPYHGLKFAMYLVLPRARNGIEHLINEINPFALTRHVWLMEHLFVDVLIPKFKFEFSSHLEPVLRELGIQDIFDDTATLTGIARARRTSKHLKVSDIVQKTGIEVNENGTTAYATTVVQLGNKIGDEAFHATHPFLFYIEDESTGTILYMGKMANPLDTSTNTVDVEELPSRFQPDVLAAEPVLQAGFNTEDRKNLFNTYFTQALNKEYNGNLVSSPASVGAALAMLSEGAGGDTRRELISVLRLPEDGTRIREIMEHTLTSLKRNENGTEIDLATSLWVHKDLTVLDNYKYTLQSYYKADIQNVNFAESQSAAKLIDDWVRRATRSKISSPLVNDLPDDTRLMLTSVVYFKGRWLKSFDKAKTKLQCFYMPNGECRNTYFMKHESTYRYAYVSSIEAEILEIPYSDGKTSMLTLLPRKSGIDPYLRILSTDLATIPVSAIFANLKERDVTIHLPKFTIESNLNLLPTLQDLGIESIFNSNANFTEIISNGSLQVTSLLQNVKIEVDEEGTLAAADTEVGFGFLSSLGNDVKLDRPFLFFIVDTVTNTTLFSGRFIGPL; translated from the exons ATGAAGAACATCGGAGAAGTGCTGG GCTACATAGTAGTCGCGTATATCTATATCGCGGTGGTTGCAAGCAAACAATTCAACTCGGAGGTGACGCAAACATCCACCCATTCGAACACGACACACGTCGGTGCTAAGGCCATCAACCCCggcgaggaggaagaggatgaCTTCGTGCCCTATCGAGGAGAATATTCCAACGTTTTCGATTGGATACTGCTCCGG GTCATGAGCAAACGGGAGCCCGGAAATCTTCTATTATCGCCGATATCTCTAAAAATCGCCCTAGTCTTGCTGTACGAAGGGGCTCAGGATGAAACTGCGCGCCAGCTGGCCAGCGCGATGCAACTGCCGGTTAGTCGAACGGCTACGCGAGATAGATTTACCACTGTTTTGCAATCGCTTCAG GCGACTACGTCCGCGTACAGTTTAAACATGGGAACGCGAATTTACATAGATTCGAACATTTTAGTTAGAGAACGATACGGGGCGATCGTGAAAACATTTTACAACACCAACGTGATCACCGCGAATATGTCCGATGCTCGTCCTCTGGTCGACAGCATCAACGCCTGGGCCAGCACCGTTACTGATGGCAATATCCATAAAATGATAACGGATG AGAGCAGCGTAGAAAATTCGCTGATGCTGATCATGAACGCGATCTTCTTCAAAGGATCATGGCGTGGTAGATACTTCTCCCCGGAAGATACTCGAACAGAAGAATTCCATACGAGCCAGAATCGAACAGTGCTCGTACCGTTTATGCGTACAATCAACCGATTCTACTATTACGAATCTCCTGACCTAGATGCCAAGATTCTACGTATACCGTATCAC GGGTTAAAGTTCGCCATGTACTTGGTACTGCCACGCGCTAGAAACGGAATCGAGCACCTCATCAATGAAATCAATCCGTTTGCGTTGACGCGGCACGTGTGGCTGATGGAACATTTGTTCGTCGACGTTTTAATTCCGAAATTCAAATTCGAGTTCTCCAGCCACCTTGAACCTGTTCTTCGGGAG CTTGGCATCCAGGACATTTTCGACGATACGGCAACGTTAACGGGTATAGCCCGCGCCAGACGGACTTCCAAGCATCTAAAAGTATCGGACATAGTGCAAAAGACCGGCATTGAAGTGAACGAAAATGGAACCACTGCTTACGCGACCACTG TGGTCCAGCTCGGAAATAAAATCGGGGACGAAGCCTTTCACGCAACTCATCCGTTCCTGTTTTACATCGAAGACGAGTCTACTGGAACGATTCTCTATATGGGTAAAATGGCAAATCCTCTGGATACATCTACAAATACAGTCGACGTAGAGGAGCTTCCATCGAGATTTCAGCCGGATGTACTCGCTGCAG AACCAGTCTTGCAGGCAGGCTTTAATACCGAAGATCGGAAAAATCTCTTCAATACGTACTTTACGCAG GCTTTGAATAAAGAGTACAATGGAAATCTGGTGTCGTCGCCTGCGAGCGTTGGAGCAGCCCTGGCGATGCTATCCGAAGGAGCGGGTGGAGATACGAGAAGAGAACTTATTTCGGTCTTAAGATTACCGGAAGACGGAACACGTATCAGAGAAATTATGGAACATACTCTGACATCTCTAAAG AGAAACGAAAATGGTACGGAAATTGATTTAGCCACTTCTCTCTGGGTGCACAAGGACTTGACCGTGTTGGATAATTACAAATACACTTTGCAATCTTATTACAAAGCAGATATTCAGAATGTTAACTTCGCGGAATCACAAAGTGCTGCAAAACTCATCGACGACTGGGTTCGTCGAGCAACGCGCAGCAAAATTTCTTCGCCGTTGGTAAACGATCTTCCAGATGATACGCGTTTAATGTTGACTTCGGTCGTTTATTTTAAAGGACGCTGGTTAAAATCGTTCGATAAGGCGAAAACCAAACTACAATGTTTCTATATGCCGAATGGTGAATGTCGAAACACCTACTTCATGAAACATGAATCTACGTATCGATACGCATACGTATCTTCTATCGAAGCGGAGATTTTAGAAATTCCATATTCG GATGGCAAAACATCAATGTTGACTTTACTGCCGAGAAAAAGCGGGATAGATCCCTATCTTCGAATATTATCTACAGATTTAGCTACTATCCCTGTTTCTGCGATATTTGCAAACTTAAAGGAGAGAGACGTTACTATTCACCTCCCGAAATTTACTATAGAAAGTAATCTCAATTTGCTGCCTACCCTGCAAGAC TTGGGTATCGAGAGTATATTTAACTCGAATGCAAATTTCACTGAAATCATATCCAATGGTTCCTTACAAGTAACTAGTCTCTTGCAAAATGTTAAAATAGAAGTAGACGAAGAAGGAACGTTAGCTGCTGCCGATACAG AAGTTGGATTCGGATTCCTGTCTTCGCTTGGCAATGACGTGAAGTTGGACAGACCATTCTTGTTTTTCATTGTCGACACTGTGACAAATACTACTCTATTTTCCGGTCGCTTCATCGGACCTTTGTAA
- the LOC143368929 gene encoding pyroglutamyl-peptidase 1 encodes MNSEDKYTALVTGFGPFDNHVINASWEAVKELSNLSATSEQLKDVKVIVKEIPVSYDGVVDYVSKLCNEYKPTVILHVGVSKIACCLTVECCARSNGYIRPDIHNKCPDENDVAEKILTSGINVNKVCDIVNNRSRQTNCKACVSYDAGRYLCEYTFYKSLEIEPMKTLFVHVPDFDKYSSVQTAKGLHDILCYLIESVRNHPHEG; translated from the exons ATGAATTCTGAAGATAAATATACGGCTTTGGTAACTGGTTTCGGTCCATTTGATAATCATGTTATTAATGCCAGCTGGGAAGCTGTGAAAGAATTAAGCAACTTATCTGCTACTTCAGAACAGCTCAAGGATGTTAAAGTGATTGTAAAAGAAATTCCAGTTTCGTATGACGGTGTAGTCGATTACGTATCTAAACTATGCAACGAGTACAAACCTACG GTAATTCTACACGTAGGTGTATCGAAGATTGCATGCTGTTTAACTGTAGAATGTTGTGCTCGTAGTAACGGGTATATAAGGCCAGATATACATAATAAATGTCCAGACGAGAATGATGTTGCAGAAAAGATTCTAACAAGTGGTATCAATGTGAATAAAGTTTGTGACATTGTTAACAACAGGTCAAGGCAGACAAATTGTAAGGCTTGCGTTTCTTACGATGCAGGCAGATATCTGTGCGAATATACATTTTATAAATCTCTGGAAATAGAGCCTATGAAAACGCTGTTCGTTCACGTTCCTGATTTTGATAAGTATTCAAGCGTTCAAACCGCGAAAGGCTTACACGATATATTATGTTATCTAATTGAAAGTGTGAGGAACCACCCTCATGAGGGATAG
- the Ints14 gene encoding integrator complex subunit 14, giving the protein MPTVIALDVSLSMRRPILRNGSGENNQTEQLTRHHLAVHGINALLHYLQVNSKLEFVSLVVFSSLYEVICPFTRDYDSIRSKLQNIEECDKTCIETALHGVNNVIMAEWGNTTACQVILITDGNPGVGPMSLGDSLNSLNVTRDVNPFPLPFPYPGKLSVVCITSQQDAGLHMGLPLYQRLIELAGGDSVVLVPEAPLSKHSVTTCFQKLAETNYVSFQAYLKCGNLGSCILLSPAPMSYTKKSDFELVSGLIISKTIEICGFVSVADVGSPSAISRHLVLPLATEKSPSMQGISLEEDSDTEENGDEGKVPSFCVLLHGALKVENMVALCSLNNEWYGFIYSWADTKKKSNLMLTVLEPGLDVVPWLGNFSNLGPVDAAKGAAVSFPVRPNEKRSYTQNAPSWIRQVGLQSDIQKILRHARKLPEKTQNFYKEVNRLRRAAASMGFVELLEGLACILERECTLLPPNLNPDCTIQMGHVASMIRKPEFLELRYNIPPARTRFQQGGS; this is encoded by the exons ATGCCGACAGTTATAGCGTTAGATGTTTCTCTCTCGATGAGACGTCCGATATTACGAAACGGATCTGGTGAAAATAATCAAACTGAACAATTAACAAGGCATCATCTAGCTGTTCACGGTATAAATGCATTGTTACATTATCTGCAAGTGAATTCAAAGTTAGAATTTGTGTCTCTA GTTGTCTTTTCTTCCCTGTACGAAGTTATTTGTCCATTTACTCGTGATTATGATAGTATTCGTTCAAAGTTACAAAACATAGAGGAATGCGACAAGACTTGCATCGAAACTGCTCTCCATGGTGTTAATAATGTTATTATGGCAGAGTGGGGTAATACCACTGCCTGTCAAGTGATATTAATCACAGATGGCAATCCTGGAGTGGGTCCAATGTCGTTAGGTGACTCATTGAATTCCTTAAATGTAACAAGGGATGTAAATCCATTTCCGTTACCCTTTCCTTATCCAGGGAAATTAAGTGTCGTGTGCATTACTTCGCAGCAAG ATGCTGGTTTACATATGGGGTTGCCACTTTACCAACGATTAATCGAGTTGGCTGGTGGCGATAGCGTGGTACTGGTTCCTGAAGCACCGCTTTCCAAACATTCGGTGACAACTTGTTTCCAAAAACTAGCCGAAACTAATTATGTGTCTTTCCAAGCATACTTGAAATGTGGAAATTTGGGTTCCTGTATTCTTTTATCACCAGCACCAATG TCTTATACTAAAAAATCAGACTTCGAATTAGTGTCTGGCTTAATTATATCAAAGACCATCGAAATTTGTGGATTCGTATCAGTGGCAGATGTCGGCAGTCCCAGTGCTATTTCTAGGCATCTAGTTTTACCATTAGCTACGGAGAAAAGTCCGAGTATGCAGGGCATATCTTTGGAAGAGGATTCTGATACAGAAGAAAACGGAGACGAAGGGAAAGTACCATCTTTCTGTGTGTTATTACATGGGGCATTGAAg GTGGAAAATATGGTAGCGCTTTGTTCACTGAACAACGAATGGTATGGGTTTATATACTCGTGGGCTGATACTAAAAAAAAGTCAAACTTAATGTTGACAGTGTTGGAACCAGGCCTAGACGTTGTACCCTGGTTAGGTAATTTTAGTAACTTGGGTCCAGTTGACGCAGCTAAAGGTGCTGCTGTTAGCTTTCCAGTTAGGCCAAATGAGAAGAGGAGTTACACACAGAATGCACCTTCGTGGATTCGCCAAGTTGGATTGCAATCTGATATTCAAAAGATTTTAAGGCATGCAAGAAAATTGCCCGAGAAAACACAAAACTTTTATAAG GAAGTAAATCGATTACGCAGAGCGGCTGCGTCTATGGGATTCGTGGAACTTTTAGAAGGATTAGCATGTATTTTAGAACGAGAGTGTACATTACTACCCCCAAACTTGAACCCTGACTGTACGATTCAGATGGGTCATGTAGCATCTATGATAAGGAAACCCGAATTTCTTGAACTTAGGTACAATATACCACCGGCGCGTACTAGATTTCAACAAGGAGGATCATAG
- the LOC143368921 gene encoding TBC1 domain family member 20 has translation MSKNMQMEEDEVPLDSSVSGAPAKMAITPEKHNLKVRRRNVVDTVNFTPKQDKGSDSESHVPLIRVSDSARAWRDENMPRIPDLSDSRWSVKEQEPLIRDDNSSSLEDDSGGGETLTNRERIKISVIRGCIVNPDLTLGELRLLGCSSEGLVNDDIRRVLWPRLLRLSEENSLSISGLETIHKHIPNEVYQQILKDVARSGSHISQNAAQHEIEHFQQQLTQLMCWVLHKHSTLNYYQGYNDIAATVLLVMGLENALRVLESISVEFLERFMERTMEKVNQELFYIFALLERVHPTLLEHLENVELFPHFALAEYTTWYAHKYAENRKLLHRLFDYFLGSPPLMPLYLSTVIVAYRATEIFNTTPDMGHTHKVLCTLPDNLPFETLLIEAKDLYSQYPPESINNDVREYDRKRKCKEQEWKAKAVASRQERERQRQLKIVQSTPRIPYRIRSYKTITVVTILALGLYAFLKSSSSLN, from the exons ATGTCAAAAAACATGCAGATGGAAGAAGATGAAGTACCTTTGGATTCCAGTGTCTCAGGAGCACCTGCGAAAATGGCAATTACTCCTGAAAAGCATAACCTGAAAGTTAGACGAAGAAATGTAGTTGACACAGTGAACTTTACACCGAAACAAGACAAGGGCTCGGACTCTGAAAGTCACGTCCCTCTCATAAGGGTGTCTGATTCCGCGAGGGCATGGCGCGACGAAAATATGCCGCGAATACCTGACCTCTCAGACTCTAGGTGGTCGGTTAAAGAACAGGAACCGTTAATTCGTGATGATAATAGCAGTTCGTTGGAAGATGATTCTGGTGGTGGGGAGACATTGACGAATAGAGAACGGATAAAGATAAGCGTTATTCGAGGCTGCATCGTTAATCCGGACCTAACGTTAGGGGAGCTCAGACTACTTGGCTGCAGCAGCGAAGGACTCGTTAATG ATGATATACGAAGGGTTCTATGGCCAAGGCTTTTGAGACTGTCAGAGGAGAATAGTTTATCAATAAGTGGATTAGAAACGATACATAAGCATATACCAAACGAAGTCTATCAGCAAATATTAAAGGACGTCGCGCGCAGTGGCAGTCATATTTCTCAAAATGCTGCGCAACACGAGATAGAGCATTTTCAGCAACAGTTGACGCAATTGATGTGCTGGGTTCTTCACAAGCATTCTACATTGAA TTACTACCAGGGATATAACGACATAGCCGCAACTGTTCTACTTGTCATGGGTTTAGAGAATGCTTTGCGTGTACTCGAGTCTATTTCAGTTGAGTTTCTCGAGAGATTTATGGAGAGAACCATGGAGAAAGTAAATCAagagttattttatatatttgcaCTGTTAGAGAGAGTACATCCTACTCTATTGGAACACTTGGAAAA CGTAGAATTATTTCCACATTTCGCACTGGCTGAGTACACAACATGGTATGCGCACAAGTACGCGGAAAATAGGAAATTGTTACATAGATTATTCGATTACTTCCTGGGCAGTCCTCCATTGATGCCCCTCTATCTGAGCACTGTGATCGTAGCTTATAGAGCAACAGAGATTTTTAATACTACACCGGACATGGGTCACACTCACAAAGTATTATGTACA TTGCCAGATAATTTACCGTTTGAAACGCTTCTAATTGAGGCAAAAGATTTGTATTCTCAATATCCTCCTGAATCCATAAATAATGATGTTAGAGAATACGACCGGAAGAGAAAGTGTAAGGAACAGGAATGGAAGGCAAAAGCAGTAGCGAGCCGTCAAGAAAGGGAGAGACAACGTCAACTTAAAATTGTACAATCGACGCCGAGAATACCGTACCGTATTAGAAGTTACAAAACAATCACAGTGGTAACCATCTTGGCTCTAGGATTATATGCTTTTTTAAAATCTTCGTCTAGTCTCAACTGA
- the LOC143368924 gene encoding lysosomal phospholipase A and acyltransferase isoform X1, whose translation MRLCFVICALISLHCILSVKSWHSKHSQISPVIFVPGDGGSQVEAKLNKTSVVHYLCEKLSTEYFNIWLNLELLVPMVIDCWIDNMKLIYDNVTRTTRNPEGVDIRIPGWGDPFVVEYLDPSKASPGAYFKDIGNMLVEKLGYVRNHSIRGAPYDFRKAPNENEEFFGKLKELIEETYDANKQVPVTLLAHSMGGPMSLIFLQRQSQTWKDKYINSLISLSGVWGGSVKALKVFAIGDDLDAYFLRQSILKDEQITSPSLGWLLPSRLFWKETEVLVQTEQKNYTLSTLKDYLININVPNAWEFRKDNEKYQLNFQPPGVEVHCLYGAGVHTVERLYYKPGTSIEDTPQLILGDGDGTVNLRSLEACKHWQGNQKHKVYSQIFPGINHLGILRNPTVLSYINTVLSVQ comes from the exons ATGCGCTTGTGTTTTGTTATCTGTGCACTAATCTCTTTGCATTGCATTCTGTCTGTAAAATCGTGGCACTCCAAGCACAGCCAAATATCCCCTGTCATATTTG TTCCAGGTGATGGAGGCAGTCAAGTCGAAGCGAAGCTCAATAAAACATCTGTGGTGCACTATTTGTGTGAAAAGCTTTCCacagaatattttaatatttggttGAACTTGGAATTACTGGTGCCAATGGTTATAGACTGCTGG ATTGAtaatatgaaattaatttatgACAATGTAACGAGAACAACAAGAAATCCAGAAGGCGTTGATATACGTATACCAGGTTGGGGCGACCCATTTGTTGTTGAGTATCTGGATCCGAGTAAAGCTTCTCCTGGAGCCTATTTTAAAGATATCGGTAACATGCTAGTCGAGAAACTTGGATATGTCAGAAATCATTCTATACGTGGTGCTCCGTATGATTTTAGAAAAGCACCTA ACGAGAATGAAGAATTCTTTGGTAAACTAAAAGAATTGATCGAAGAGACGTATGACGCGAATAAGCAGGTCCCTGTAACATTATTGGCGCACAGTATGGGAGGACCTATGTCGCTTATATTTTTGCAGCGCCAAAGTCAAACGTGGAAGGACAAATACATCAACAGTTTAATAAGCTTGTCAGGTGTTTGGGGTGGCAGTGTCAAGGCGCTTAAAGTATTTGCCATTG GGGACGATCTGGATGCTTATTTCCTACGGCAAAGTATTCTGAAAGACGAGCAAATAACCAGCCCCAGTTTAGGATGGTTATTACCGTCGAGGTTATTCTGGAAGGAAACAGAAGTACTGGTGCAAACAGAGCAGAAAAACTATACGTTATCCACCTTAAAAGATTACCTAAT AAACATTAATGTGCCCAATGCATGGGAATTTAGGAAAGACAACGAAAAATATCAATTGAATTTTCAACCACCAGGGGTCGAAGTACACTGTTTATATGGAGCTGGTGTGCACACGGTAGAAAG ATTATATTATAAGCCTGGTACATCTATAGAGGATACTCCTCAATTAATTCTTGGTGACGGTGATGGCACTGTAAATTTAAGAAGTTTAGAGGCTTGTAAACATTGGCAGGGTAACCAAAAACACAAAGTTTATTCTCAAATTTTCCCCGGTATAAATCATTTGGGCATTCTTAGAAATCCTACTGTATTAAGTTATATTAACACTGTTTTAAGCGTGCAATAG
- the LOC143368924 gene encoding lysosomal phospholipase A and acyltransferase isoform X2, producing MVIDCWIDNMKLIYDNVTRTTRNPEGVDIRIPGWGDPFVVEYLDPSKASPGAYFKDIGNMLVEKLGYVRNHSIRGAPYDFRKAPNENEEFFGKLKELIEETYDANKQVPVTLLAHSMGGPMSLIFLQRQSQTWKDKYINSLISLSGVWGGSVKALKVFAIGDDLDAYFLRQSILKDEQITSPSLGWLLPSRLFWKETEVLVQTEQKNYTLSTLKDYLININVPNAWEFRKDNEKYQLNFQPPGVEVHCLYGAGVHTVERLYYKPGTSIEDTPQLILGDGDGTVNLRSLEACKHWQGNQKHKVYSQIFPGINHLGILRNPTVLSYINTVLSVQ from the exons ATGGTTATAGACTGCTGG ATTGAtaatatgaaattaatttatgACAATGTAACGAGAACAACAAGAAATCCAGAAGGCGTTGATATACGTATACCAGGTTGGGGCGACCCATTTGTTGTTGAGTATCTGGATCCGAGTAAAGCTTCTCCTGGAGCCTATTTTAAAGATATCGGTAACATGCTAGTCGAGAAACTTGGATATGTCAGAAATCATTCTATACGTGGTGCTCCGTATGATTTTAGAAAAGCACCTA ACGAGAATGAAGAATTCTTTGGTAAACTAAAAGAATTGATCGAAGAGACGTATGACGCGAATAAGCAGGTCCCTGTAACATTATTGGCGCACAGTATGGGAGGACCTATGTCGCTTATATTTTTGCAGCGCCAAAGTCAAACGTGGAAGGACAAATACATCAACAGTTTAATAAGCTTGTCAGGTGTTTGGGGTGGCAGTGTCAAGGCGCTTAAAGTATTTGCCATTG GGGACGATCTGGATGCTTATTTCCTACGGCAAAGTATTCTGAAAGACGAGCAAATAACCAGCCCCAGTTTAGGATGGTTATTACCGTCGAGGTTATTCTGGAAGGAAACAGAAGTACTGGTGCAAACAGAGCAGAAAAACTATACGTTATCCACCTTAAAAGATTACCTAAT AAACATTAATGTGCCCAATGCATGGGAATTTAGGAAAGACAACGAAAAATATCAATTGAATTTTCAACCACCAGGGGTCGAAGTACACTGTTTATATGGAGCTGGTGTGCACACGGTAGAAAG ATTATATTATAAGCCTGGTACATCTATAGAGGATACTCCTCAATTAATTCTTGGTGACGGTGATGGCACTGTAAATTTAAGAAGTTTAGAGGCTTGTAAACATTGGCAGGGTAACCAAAAACACAAAGTTTATTCTCAAATTTTCCCCGGTATAAATCATTTGGGCATTCTTAGAAATCCTACTGTATTAAGTTATATTAACACTGTTTTAAGCGTGCAATAG